One part of the Anopheles coustani chromosome 2, idAnoCousDA_361_x.2, whole genome shotgun sequence genome encodes these proteins:
- the LOC131265194 gene encoding uncharacterized protein LOC131265194 has translation MKITMLKLFALLSTGCVLLGVTLAAETNKRQSQGQQQQLGRYKRGLLSALFGGGTGGEEPPRQAMEVPPAEVLPIYGDPAKPPLHMLYGHATGLAQGPYPPYPVMFIPGAAHYADGARPGPYLPVLSYGGVGAGDGALVHPAAAAGDSNYLPAVIGWPEASSPQPTEAIAETSSSKPTVVDQGPKSEYLQKLNLSPADEAELKRLSKQLGVTDFEHLPPFEDVMALLGTTTSEETIKAIKEYASTPDGLELIKDYVMSYQPAKRVSLGQEPYTEGNGVEDDVPEAQEATTPATPDIGFFARQFRRLKSLLTFGYYGGTEDEVPVAQTPTGTTLPVEQVQVTSEATPFVVRNEFPAFEVRDGGVREMPVAHYIIPVRALPPHPLSYAPDHRYASSVPFPLALHYPPESQYPNPFTVRSAGEQAIVPSHEEPTVTTTTPTPPPTIPNDAIRREPTVAPQRAAPPTLPTGEVHTFERADLDQAERTTTPSPTGPVTEVSKSTVEPAGAPRVTLGPIVVEPELLDTTELSTNTLDEQ, from the exons ATGAAGATCACAATGCTAAAA cTGTTCGCTCTGCTGAGCACCGGATGTGTCCTGCTGGGCGTCACGCTGGCTGCCGAAACTAATAAGCGTCAGTCCCAggggcaacagcaacagctcgGCCGGTACAAGCGTGGCCTCCTGTCGGCGCTGTTCGGTGGCGGAACCGGCGGCGAGGAACCGCCACGGCAGGCGATGGAAGTCCCGCCGGCGGAAGTGTTGCCCATCTACGGCGATCCGGCGAAACCGCCGCTGCACATGCTGTACGGGCATGCGACGGGTTTGGCACAGGGACCGTACCCGCCGTATCCGGTGATGTTCATCCCGGGAGCTGCACATTATGCCGATGGCGCCCGTCCGGGTCCGTATCTTCCGGTCCTGTCGTACGGTGGAGTTGGGGCGGGTGATGGTGCCCTGGTCCAcccagcggcagcagcaggggACAGCAATTATCTGCCAGCAGTCATCGGGTGGCCGGAAGCAAGCTCACCTCAGCCGACCGAAGCGATTGCCGAGACGTCCAGCAGCAAGCCAACCGTGGTGGATCAAGGGCCGAAGTCGGAGTACCTGCAGAAGCTGAACCTATCGCCGGCGGACGAGGCGGAACTGAAGCGACTCTCCAAGCAGCTCGGAGTGACCGACTTCGAGCATCTGCCACCGTTCGAGGACGTCATGGCGCTGCTCGGTACGACGACGTCGGAGGAGACGATCAAGGCGATCAAGGAGTACGCCTCGACCCCGGACGGGCTCGAGCTGATCAAGGACTACGTCATGAGCTACCAGCCGGCCAAGCGCGTCAGTCTCGGCCAGGAGCCGTACACCGAAGGCAACGGGGTCGAGGACGACGTGCCGGAAGCCCAAGAAGCAACGACGCCGGCCACACCCGATATTGGATTCTTCGCGCGCCAGTTTCGGCGCCTAAAGTCGCTCCTTACCTTCGGGTACTACGGCGGGACGGAGGATGAGGTGCCGGTGGCGCAAACCCCCACGGGCACGACCCTTCCGGTCGAGCAGGTGCAGGTGACAAGCGAAGCGACGCCGTTCGTTGTTCGCAACGAGTTTCCCGCATTTGAAGTACGCGACGGTGGTGTTCGAGAAATGCCCGTAGCCCATTACATCATTCCGGTTCGTGCGCTTCCGCCTCACCCGTTGTCGTACGCACCGGATCACAGATACGCCTCGTCGGTTCCCTTCCCCCTGGCCCTCCACTATCCACCGGAGTCGCAGTATCCGAATCCGTTCACCGTCCGCAGCGCCGGCGAGCAGGCGATTGTTCCTTCGCACGAAGAACCGACCGTGACGACGACAACACCGACACCGCCACCAACGATCCCGAACGATGCCATCCGCCGGGAGCCAACGGTTGCACCTCAGCGTGCCGCACCACCCACCCTTCCGACCGGGGAGGTGCACACGTTCGAGCGAGCAGACCTCGACCAGGCAGAGCGCACCACGACACCATCTCCTACCGGACCGGTTACGGAAGTGAGCAAGAGCACCGTAGAGCCCGCAGGAGCTCCACGGGTCACACTAGGGCCGATCGTAGTTGAGCCAGAACTACTGGACACGACAGAACTGTCCACAAACACCTTGGACGAACAGTGA